The following coding sequences lie in one Spinacia oleracea cultivar Varoflay chromosome 1, BTI_SOV_V1, whole genome shotgun sequence genomic window:
- the LOC130468093 gene encoding uncharacterized protein, which translates to MFLSKYTNIGSFEKLDIETPDIYVKKIVFGCEYYAKVQGQPILMRKDIIAATIINCLPNKFPYLELKEKFKDMHSDNGTPNLTKYGTWDGRWKYDSEILTTIIEAAESGFRDGKIVGSHVGDSVTEEPMGISVNNDLEENDVAVENENVGVEAEYPNPAAHEPTIEISSDLDAELESEQEMASEPNQDEDMGEDANPEEDPDEDPEEEFDNLEI; encoded by the coding sequence atgtttctttccaagtatactaacataggatccttcgagaaacttgatatagaaacccctgatatttacgtgaagaaaattgtgtttggatgtgaatattatgctaaagttcaagggcaacctatcttaatgagaaaggatatcatagcagccacaatcattaattgcttacctaacaaatttccatacctagaactcaaggaaaagtttaaagacatgcattctgataatgggactccaaacttgactaagtatggaacttgggatggtagatggaaatatgattcagaaattctgaccaccattattgaagcggcagaaagtgggtttagagacggtaaaatcgtagggagtcatgttggggattcagttacagaagaacctatgggaattagtgtaaataatgacctagaggaaaatgatgtagctgtggagaatgagaatgtaggtgttgaggcagagtatcctaacccagcggctcatgagccaaccattgagatctctagtgatttggatgcagagctcgaaagtgaacaggagatggcaagtgagcctaatcaagatgaagacatgggtgaagatgcaaaccctgaggaagaccccgatgaagaccctgaagaagagttcgataatcttgagatctaa